A genomic stretch from Deinococcus roseus includes:
- a CDS encoding glycosyltransferase family A protein, whose translation MLTGWTLLKERPPTPHLVVVAACPEEPKMAKVSIIIPHFNHQDFIEDTLNSILEQTYTQYEVVVVDDGSTDPRARHKLRSLTCPNVTVHFEPHRHIAGCRNHGIRHTRSEYLLVLDADDLIHPDFLQSAVEVLDSQPEVGVVSSWIQTFGVGRWLVKPEGGTVVDFLHKNNCPGSALIRRSSWQKAGGYKEQLKGHFEDWDLYLSITELGERIHILPHPYLMYRTRNASANMTNHPVRLDHLRPIIELHQHTYQKHLLDVLLCKEQQLIQQRQHLKHLLIEHHLPLPEVTFGDGGMAFAVEVESARPA comes from the coding sequence ATGCTCACAGGCTGGACGCTGCTGAAAGAACGCCCTCCCACCCCCCATCTGGTGGTCGTGGCTGCATGCCCCGAGGAACCCAAAATGGCAAAAGTCTCCATCATCATTCCACACTTCAACCACCAGGATTTCATTGAGGACACCCTCAACAGCATCCTGGAACAGACGTACACCCAGTACGAAGTGGTGGTTGTCGATGATGGATCCACCGATCCCCGCGCCCGCCACAAACTCCGCAGCCTCACCTGCCCCAATGTCACCGTGCATTTTGAACCCCACCGCCACATTGCGGGATGCCGCAACCATGGCATCCGCCACACCCGTTCCGAGTACCTGCTGGTGCTGGACGCAGACGACCTGATCCACCCTGATTTTCTGCAATCAGCAGTCGAGGTGCTCGACAGCCAGCCAGAGGTGGGCGTGGTCAGCAGCTGGATCCAGACCTTCGGGGTGGGACGCTGGCTGGTCAAACCTGAAGGCGGCACCGTGGTGGACTTTCTGCACAAAAACAACTGCCCTGGCTCTGCACTCATTCGCCGCAGCAGCTGGCAGAAAGCCGGAGGGTACAAAGAACAGCTCAAGGGTCACTTTGAAGACTGGGATTTGTACCTGTCCATCACCGAACTGGGCGAACGCATTCACATTCTGCCCCATCCTTACCTGATGTACCGCACCCGCAATGCTTCGGCCAACATGACCAACCATCCTGTGCGGCTGGACCACCTGCGTCCCATCATTGAGCTTCACCAGCACACCTACCAGAAACACCTGCTGGACGTGCTCCTCTGCAAAGAGCAGCAACTCATCCAGCAGCGCCAGCACCTCAAGCACCTGCTCATCGAGCACCACCTGCCCCTGCCCGAAGTGACTTTTGGAGATGGCGGCATGGCCTTTGCCGTGGAGGTGGAATCCGCCCGTCCTGCCTGA
- a CDS encoding AbfB domain-containing protein, translating to MKQSHLFPLITLMLAATGCMQNSSPTTPQKQATAVLTTPWTSQVSQTLPWPEYPRPQMTRTDWLNLNGKWSYWGGSAAPSALNTPATAPSFPANPEQILVPFPPESYLSGIQRRQEINVWYKRTFTVPTTTAWSGKRVKLNFDAVDRDATVYVNGTKVGTHKGGYDAFSFDITPYLRAGSNDLVVGAYDTTDGNGPVGKQTPNPNGIFYTGTSGIWQTVWLEPVASANITRLEITPDVPNSRLKVIVHGSGINGQTVTATASTAGTTIGTATGTPETVFYVPVPSPHLWSPSDPFLYDLKIQLKSGSTVVDEVGSYFGMRSLTLSTTNGVTRPMLNGQFVFMHGPLDQGFWPDGIYTPPTDAAMKFDLEQTKALGFNMTRKHIKVEMQRWYYWADRLGLMVWQDMPNIWNSGDTATRTRYETELRELVDEHRNSPAIVTWVPFNEGWGAYNLASTATTVKGWDPSRWVNPHSGVNFAPGDAGNGDFLDLHSYPGPESPNPSATRVAVLGENGGFGVKIAGHMWDPNQTFAYQWYPDATSLTNAYVDLINRTRPLVYSKGLSADVYTEITDVEYELNGFWTYDRQLPKMDFARVKAANEALIQGLPYLQTGTNVSFLTSTPNVNRYMRNAAPLGTTEVVSGGSTDALKRETSFKVVSGLADNNCYSFESVSNPGNFMRHYNFRLQFNTNDNSAVFKNDATFCPRKALDGVGGISLESKNLPGYYIRHRASELWLDQLQNTTLFKQDASWNPMAAWWKSSVALPVNAYKSLRVTTPGFTNRYARHMNSLGYTEIVDAGSTTTLKQDATFKIVTGLADPTCYSFEARNFPGQFLRHADSRIRLDPNDNSTLFKNDATFCAHAGLNGQGVAFQSINFPNRYIRHYDSKLYITSSTEGNAWDNPNGFNDDVSWAIDNPWAP from the coding sequence ATGAAACAAAGCCATCTGTTCCCCCTCATCACCCTGATGCTGGCAGCGACGGGCTGCATGCAAAACAGCAGCCCAACCACCCCCCAGAAGCAGGCCACTGCCGTGCTGACCACCCCCTGGACCAGTCAGGTGTCCCAGACACTGCCCTGGCCCGAATACCCCCGTCCCCAGATGACCCGCACCGACTGGCTGAACCTGAACGGCAAGTGGAGCTACTGGGGTGGATCTGCTGCACCCAGTGCCCTCAACACCCCTGCCACGGCCCCCAGCTTCCCGGCCAACCCCGAGCAGATCCTGGTGCCTTTCCCCCCCGAGTCCTACCTGTCCGGCATCCAGCGCAGACAGGAAATCAATGTCTGGTACAAGCGCACCTTCACCGTGCCCACCACCACCGCCTGGTCTGGCAAGCGTGTCAAACTGAACTTTGACGCCGTGGACCGCGACGCCACCGTGTACGTCAACGGCACCAAGGTGGGCACCCACAAAGGCGGCTATGACGCCTTTTCCTTCGACATCACCCCCTACCTGCGTGCAGGCAGCAACGACCTGGTGGTCGGAGCCTACGACACCACCGACGGCAACGGCCCGGTGGGCAAACAGACCCCCAACCCCAACGGCATTTTCTACACCGGCACCTCCGGCATCTGGCAGACCGTGTGGCTGGAACCCGTGGCCAGTGCCAACATCACCAGGCTTGAAATCACCCCTGATGTGCCCAACAGCCGCCTGAAAGTGATTGTGCACGGCAGCGGGATCAACGGCCAGACCGTGACAGCCACAGCGTCTACTGCAGGAACCACCATCGGCACCGCCACCGGCACCCCGGAAACCGTGTTCTATGTGCCCGTTCCCAGCCCTCACCTGTGGTCTCCCAGCGATCCCTTCCTTTATGACCTGAAAATCCAGCTGAAAAGTGGCAGCACCGTGGTGGACGAAGTGGGCAGCTACTTCGGGATGCGCTCTTTGACCCTCAGCACCACCAACGGCGTGACCCGTCCCATGCTGAACGGCCAGTTCGTGTTCATGCACGGCCCCCTGGACCAGGGCTTCTGGCCCGACGGCATCTACACCCCACCCACCGATGCCGCCATGAAGTTCGACCTGGAGCAAACCAAGGCGCTCGGTTTCAACATGACCCGCAAGCACATCAAGGTGGAAATGCAGCGCTGGTACTACTGGGCGGACAGGCTGGGTTTGATGGTCTGGCAGGACATGCCCAACATCTGGAACTCCGGCGACACCGCCACCCGCACCCGCTACGAAACCGAACTGCGTGAACTGGTGGACGAGCACCGCAACAGCCCTGCCATCGTCACCTGGGTGCCCTTCAACGAAGGCTGGGGGGCCTACAACCTGGCCAGCACAGCCACCACAGTCAAAGGCTGGGACCCCTCCAGATGGGTGAACCCCCACTCTGGTGTGAACTTTGCTCCTGGAGATGCTGGAAACGGAGATTTCCTGGATCTGCACTCCTACCCTGGACCCGAAAGCCCCAACCCCAGCGCCACCCGCGTGGCCGTGCTCGGTGAAAACGGCGGCTTCGGTGTGAAGATTGCTGGGCACATGTGGGACCCCAACCAGACTTTCGCTTACCAGTGGTACCCGGATGCCACCAGCCTCACCAACGCCTACGTGGATTTGATCAACCGCACCCGCCCCCTGGTGTACAGCAAGGGCCTCAGTGCAGACGTGTACACCGAGATCACCGATGTGGAATACGAACTGAACGGCTTCTGGACCTACGACCGCCAGCTGCCCAAAATGGACTTCGCACGGGTGAAAGCCGCCAACGAAGCCCTGATTCAGGGACTGCCCTACCTGCAGACGGGCACCAACGTGTCCTTCCTGACCTCCACCCCCAATGTCAACCGCTACATGCGCAACGCCGCACCCCTGGGCACCACCGAAGTGGTGAGTGGAGGCAGCACCGACGCCCTGAAACGCGAAACCTCCTTCAAAGTGGTCTCTGGTCTGGCAGACAACAACTGCTACTCTTTTGAATCGGTCAGCAACCCTGGCAACTTCATGCGGCACTACAACTTCAGGTTGCAGTTCAACACCAACGACAACAGTGCTGTCTTCAAAAACGACGCCACCTTCTGCCCCAGAAAAGCCCTGGACGGGGTGGGTGGGATCTCCCTGGAATCCAAGAACCTGCCCGGGTATTACATCCGCCACCGGGCCAGTGAACTGTGGCTGGACCAGCTGCAGAACACCACCCTCTTCAAACAGGATGCCTCCTGGAACCCCATGGCTGCCTGGTGGAAGAGCTCCGTGGCTTTGCCTGTCAACGCTTACAAATCCCTCCGTGTGACCACCCCCGGTTTCACCAACCGCTACGCCCGTCACATGAACAGCCTGGGCTACACCGAAATTGTGGACGCTGGCAGCACCACCACCCTGAAACAGGACGCCACCTTCAAGATCGTGACCGGTCTGGCAGACCCCACCTGTTACTCCTTCGAGGCCAGAAACTTCCCCGGACAGTTCCTGCGCCACGCCGACTCCAGAATCCGTCTGGACCCCAACGACAACAGCACCCTGTTCAAGAACGACGCCACCTTCTGTGCCCACGCAGGCCTGAACGGTCAGGGTGTGGCCTTCCAGTCCATCAACTTCCCCAACCGCTACATCCGCCACTACGACTCCAAGCTCTACATCACCAGCAGCACCGAAGGAAACGCCTGGGACAACCCCAACGGCTTCAACGACGACGTGAGCTGGGCCATCGACAACCCCTGGGCTCCCTGA
- a CDS encoding NADPH-dependent F420 reductase — translation MILENAPLLDFARPTPMAILGTGRVGQNLAQKLAERGHPVLMGSRDPEACAERWNAPGIVFLDPAAAIRQAELVINALPGEHSLEVLRGLQSELAGKILVDVANAVQRSAGQMEPLYPDSSLGERLQEALPETEVVKTLNTMMFKVMTDPHALQTPPTAFLSGDSSRARATVQALLKELGWPADWTLDLGDISSARGTEALFLLVPHLVRSLGFVPFALGIAR, via the coding sequence ATGATCCTGGAAAATGCCCCTCTGCTGGACTTTGCCCGCCCCACACCCATGGCCATTCTGGGGACTGGACGGGTCGGACAGAACCTCGCACAGAAACTGGCAGAACGCGGACATCCTGTGTTGATGGGGTCCCGTGATCCTGAGGCCTGTGCAGAGCGCTGGAATGCCCCTGGAATTGTTTTTCTTGATCCAGCCGCAGCCATCCGGCAGGCTGAACTGGTGATCAACGCCCTGCCTGGAGAGCACAGCCTGGAAGTCCTCAGGGGCCTGCAGTCAGAACTGGCTGGCAAAATTCTGGTGGATGTGGCCAATGCTGTGCAGCGCAGTGCAGGCCAGATGGAACCCCTTTATCCAGACAGCAGCCTGGGGGAGAGATTGCAGGAAGCCCTGCCAGAAACGGAAGTGGTCAAGACCCTCAACACCATGATGTTCAAAGTCATGACCGATCCGCATGCCCTGCAAACCCCTCCCACTGCTTTTCTTTCAGGAGACAGCAGCAGGGCCAGGGCCACCGTGCAGGCTTTGCTGAAAGAGCTGGGCTGGCCTGCAGACTGGACGCTGGACCTGGGAGACATTTCATCTGCACGTGGCACCGAAGCCCTGTTTCTGCTGGTGCCCCATCTGGTTCGCAGCCTGGGGTTTGTGCCTTTTGCGCTGGGGATTGCCCGCTGA
- a CDS encoding inositol monophosphatase family protein, producing MTSNLDQTTTDQTTTDQMLLAQMVSAAQTAGGALLARFSRQSRIRTPEELQLALQTNDEVSLSILQPLLTAARPQAGWVKEEMETGLLPVGEWWMLDPVEGNINHIHGLPEWCLTITLIRDNRAVLTVVHVPLSGDTYAAQQGGGATLNGQPLSTSQKTDFSIAMVSTGQSEPFESEATRQRMGESISAMTGEWRVLRASVPTSFHLMQVAAGHTDVFWEYSQVRSGLMPGLLLVTEAGGLVTDTHGNPWTPESPDFLAAAPGVHGWAVQVLSGIGSLA from the coding sequence ATGACTTCAAATTTGGATCAAACCACCACAGATCAAACCACCACAGATCAAATGCTGCTTGCCCAGATGGTGAGCGCTGCCCAGACGGCAGGAGGTGCACTGCTGGCCCGTTTCTCCAGGCAATCCCGCATCCGCACGCCAGAAGAATTGCAACTGGCCCTGCAAACCAACGATGAGGTGTCCCTCTCCATCCTGCAACCGCTGCTCACTGCAGCCAGACCCCAGGCAGGCTGGGTCAAAGAAGAAATGGAAACCGGGCTTTTGCCAGTCGGAGAATGGTGGATGCTGGACCCGGTGGAAGGCAACATCAACCACATCCATGGCCTGCCGGAATGGTGCCTGACCATCACCCTGATCCGGGACAACCGGGCGGTGCTGACCGTGGTGCATGTGCCCCTCAGCGGTGACACCTACGCTGCACAGCAAGGTGGAGGCGCAACCCTCAATGGCCAGCCCCTTTCCACCTCCCAGAAAACCGATTTCAGCATTGCCATGGTCAGCACTGGACAGTCCGAGCCTTTTGAAAGCGAAGCCACCCGGCAACGCATGGGGGAATCCATTTCTGCCATGACTGGAGAGTGGCGGGTCTTGCGGGCCTCGGTGCCCACCAGTTTTCACCTGATGCAGGTGGCTGCAGGTCACACCGATGTGTTCTGGGAATACAGCCAGGTGCGCAGTGGTTTGATGCCCGGCCTTCTACTGGTCACCGAAGCTGGTGGACTGGTCACCGACACCCACGGCAACCCCTGGACCCCAGAGAGCCCGGATTTTCTGGCGGCGGCCCCCGGTGTGCATGGTTGGGCGGTGCAGGTGCTGTCTGGCATCGGGAGCCTGGCATGA
- a CDS encoding LysR family transcriptional regulator has product MQLDLNLLRALDVLLEENSVGGAAFRLNLSEPAMSRTLSRIRKVTGDAILVRTGHTMTPTPYAQRIRDEVHLLVQQARLLLAPQKELDPLTLSRTFTLRSNEAILSRIGPDLLARIAKQAPQVRLRFLAESSTDTPELRHGHIDLEMGSSTPNLPEFRHETLGEDHLEVVMRSDHPLAVGDLTPERYAAARHVSVSRRGRLRDPMDDLLETLGLQRQVVTTVPSSMAALQFIQHSEMVVLAPVKMGQALIQQLGLMSRPLPFPIQPTPLVLIWHGRMQGDLAHVWLRENVRETVRAALGDLQTTAG; this is encoded by the coding sequence ATGCAACTGGACCTGAACCTCCTGAGGGCACTGGATGTGCTGCTGGAAGAAAACAGTGTGGGAGGGGCCGCGTTTCGCCTCAACCTCTCGGAACCCGCCATGAGCCGCACCCTCTCCCGCATCAGGAAGGTGACCGGAGATGCCATTCTGGTGCGCACCGGACACACCATGACCCCCACCCCTTATGCACAGCGCATCCGGGATGAAGTGCATTTGCTGGTGCAGCAGGCCCGGCTTTTGCTGGCCCCGCAAAAGGAGCTGGATCCGCTCACCCTCAGCAGAACCTTCACCCTGCGCAGCAATGAAGCCATCCTGTCCCGCATTGGACCGGACCTGCTGGCCCGCATTGCAAAGCAGGCCCCTCAGGTGCGGCTGCGGTTCCTGGCAGAAAGCAGCACCGACACCCCGGAGTTGCGCCACGGTCACATTGACCTGGAAATGGGCTCCAGCACCCCCAATCTTCCCGAATTCAGGCATGAAACCCTGGGAGAAGACCACCTGGAGGTGGTGATGCGCTCCGATCACCCGCTGGCTGTGGGAGATTTGACCCCTGAACGTTACGCTGCAGCACGGCATGTGAGTGTGTCCAGAAGGGGACGCTTGCGGGACCCCATGGATGACCTGCTGGAAACCCTGGGCCTGCAAAGGCAGGTGGTCACCACCGTGCCCAGCAGCATGGCGGCTTTGCAATTCATCCAGCACAGTGAAATGGTGGTTCTGGCACCCGTAAAAATGGGACAGGCCCTGATTCAACAACTGGGCCTGATGTCTCGCCCTTTGCCCTTCCCCATCCAGCCCACCCCTCTGGTGCTGATCTGGCATGGGCGCATGCAGGGAGATCTGGCCCATGTGTGGCTGCGGGAGAATGTGCGAGAAACCGTGAGGGCCGCTCTGGGAGATCTGCAAACCACAGCAGGCTGA